The Bombus pascuorum chromosome 9, iyBomPasc1.1, whole genome shotgun sequence genome has a window encoding:
- the LOC132910596 gene encoding single-minded homolog 2 isoform X3, whose product MGLFEDNNSSSDTLDLSSHNHYPLNGNSVPSTSGPQEVVMKEKSKKAARIRRDRENQEFLELAKLLPVPAALTGQMDKASVIRLTTSYLKMRALFPNGLGEEWGASQPGNISLQIALKEALDGFVFVLAPDGKIMYISETASVHLGMAQVELTGNSIFEYIYQNDHAEMLSVLNLPQSPADLAGFTFPPANSRGEIELERVFILRMKCNLAKRCAGLVTEGYKVIHCSGYLRCIVEGPVGSEYEDGAGRHCIRKVGLLAVGHSLPGRCLTEVKLYQNMFMFRASLDLKLIFVDANVSQLTGYDPPDLIEKTLYHYVHGCDMMQLRHAHGTLLYKGQVITKYYRFLTKSGGWVWMQSYVTIVHNSRSSRPHCIVSVNYVLTKPENTDLLLNCEQKSYCSNSSNPPNTPLSTQTTSGSINELDNHSPRSPAYRTRSKESPDNDYANGATYPRPEYVDLTNHNHYLSPSYQPQNVNSSSHEDNLKYNSDWFYQYGDMHQDPLASVSQQQEAQHPHPMHHANSPSNLQQHSPQNAQQKHQHSPHLLDHSTPPSNLPQPQPQPQTQAQQQQAPPQQQQQHSPQSQQNRPYSTSSSSCCSTDAMDTHLPNALSVYSVPHNYHPYYHHYMPDSAPSNLNEVGGVIMHPNCSVNNEAHNATASTSASSNVQHYESSYQPHLSHYNTNNNPAKHSYHHQEATPASYTSVIVDSQQYSPSSVQDLIHYQHHYEAHHQFVH is encoded by the exons aCAACAATTCTTCTTCAGATACTCTAGACCTCAGCTCGCACAATCACTATCCTCTAAACGGTAATTCTGTCCCTAGTACGTCCGGCCCGCAGGAAGTCGTAATGAAGGAGAAAAGCAAGAAAGCAGCGCGAATCCGCCGCGACAGGGAGAATCAAGAATTTCTGGAACTCGCAAAGCTATTGCCTGTACCGGCCGCCCTCACGGGCCAAATGGATAAGGCTAGTGTCATTCGATTGACGACTAGTTACTTGAAGATGCGAGCGTTGTTCCCAAACG GGCTCGGAGAAGAATGGGGCGCTTCCCAGCCAGGCAACATATCCCTGCAAATCGCCCTCAAGGAG gCTTTGGATGGTTTCGTGTTTGTGCTGGCGCCCGATGgaaaaattatgtacataagCGAAACTGCTAGCGTGCATTTGGGAATGGCACAG GTGGAATTAACGGGTAACAGTATCTTTGAGTACATCTACCAGAACGATCACGCTGAAATGTTATCAGTCCTAAACCTACCACAGAGCCCGGCGGATCTCGCTGGTTTCACTTTTCCGCCTGCAAACTCGAGAGGCGAAATCGAACTGGAACGCGTCTTTATCCTGAGAATGAAGTGCAATTTGGCGAAGAGATGTGCGGGGCTAGTCACGGAAGGATACAAG GTGATACATTGTTCCGGCTACCTAAGGTGTATCGTAGAAGGACCGGTAGGCTCGGAATACGAAGACGGTGCAGGTCGACACTGTATTCGAAAAGTCGGTCTACTTGCGGTGGGTCATTCTCTACCGGGACGTTGTCTGACAGAAGTGAAACTATATCAGAACATGTTCATGTTTCGTGCCTCGTTGGACTTGAAGTTGATCTTCGTCGACGCGAA TGTATCGCAACTGACTGGCTATGATCCACCGGATCTGATCGAGAAGACGCTGTATCACTATGTGCATGGTTGCGACATGATGCAGCTGAGGCACGCTCATGGAACCT TACTGTACAAGGGCCAAGTGATAACCAAGTACTACAGGTTTCTGACGAAATCAGGAGGATGGGTCTGGATGCAGTCGTACGTCACGATAGTGCACAATTCCCGAAGTTCCCGACCTCATTGTATCGTGTCGGTCAACTACGTGTTGACGAAACCAGAGAACACGGACTTGTTGTTGAATTGCGAGCAAAAGTCCTACTGCTCCAACTCGAGCAATCCTCCCAACACCCCTCTGTCGACACAGACCACCAGCGGGAGCATCAACGAGCTGGACAATCACAGCCCCCGTTCACCAGCGTATCGAACCAGATCAAAGGAATCGCCTGATAACGATTACGCAAACGGTGCCACTTATCCTAGACCCGAGTACGTTGACCTGACGAATCACAATCATTATCTGTCACCGTCTTATCAGCCGCAAAACGTAAACAGCAGCTCTCACGAAGACAATCTAAAATACAATTCCGACTGGTTTTACCAATATGGAG atATGCATCAAGACCCACTAGCGTCGGTATCGCAGCAACAAGAAGCGCAACATCCTCACCCTATGCATCACGCAAACTCCCCATCGAACTTGCAGCAACACAGTCCCCAAAATGCTCAACAGAAACACCAACACTCCCCTCATCTGCTAGATCATTCGACGCCTCCATCAAACCTGCCACAACCGCAGCCACAACCACAGACACAAGCTCAACAGCAGCAAGCACCAccgcagcagcaacaacaacacaGTCCTCAAAGCCAACAGAACAGACCTTACTCCACCTCGTCGAGTTCCTGTTGCAGCACAGACGCCATGGATACTCATTTACCGAATGCTCTGAGCGTATACTCCGTACCGCACAATTATCATCCTTACTATCATCACTACATGCCTGACTCGGCGCCATCTAATTTAAACGAAGTCGGTGGCGTGATCATGCACCCTAATTGCAGTGTCAACAACGAGGCTCACAATGCAACCGCAAGTACCAGTGCTTCCAGCAACGTTCAACATTACGAATCTTCGTACCAACCCCATTTGAGTCACTacaatactaataataatccCGCGAAGCATTCCTATCATCATCAAGAAGCAACGCCAGCCAGTTACACCAGTGTGATCGTAGACTCGCAGCAATACAGTCCAAGCTCAGTGCAAGACCTGATCCACTATCAACATCATTACGAAGCACATCATCAGTTCGTTCACTGA
- the LOC132910596 gene encoding single-minded homolog 2 isoform X1, whose amino-acid sequence MGLFEDNNSSSDTLDLSSHNHYPLNGNSVPSTSGPQEVVMKEKSKKAARIRRDRENQEFLELAKLLPVPAALTGQMDKASVIRLTTSYLKMRALFPNGLGEEWGASQPGNISLQIALKEVTSYILQALDGFVFVLAPDGKIMYISETASVHLGMAQVELTGNSIFEYIYQNDHAEMLSVLNLPQSPADLAGFTFPPANSRGEIELERVFILRMKCNLAKRCAGLVTEGYKVIHCSGYLRCIVEGPVGSEYEDGAGRHCIRKVGLLAVGHSLPGRCLTEVKLYQNMFMFRASLDLKLIFVDANVSQLTGYDPPDLIEKTLYHYVHGCDMMQLRHAHGTLLYKGQVITKYYRFLTKSGGWVWMQSYVTIVHNSRSSRPHCIVSVNYVLTKPENTDLLLNCEQKSYCSNSSNPPNTPLSTQTTSGSINELDNHSPRSPAYRTRSKESPDNDYANGATYPRPEYVDLTNHNHYLSPSYQPQNVNSSSHEDNLKYNSDWFYQYGDMHQDPLASVSQQQEAQHPHPMHHANSPSNLQQHSPQNAQQKHQHSPHLLDHSTPPSNLPQPQPQPQTQAQQQQAPPQQQQQHSPQSQQNRPYSTSSSSCCSTDAMDTHLPNALSVYSVPHNYHPYYHHYMPDSAPSNLNEVGGVIMHPNCSVNNEAHNATASTSASSNVQHYESSYQPHLSHYNTNNNPAKHSYHHQEATPASYTSVIVDSQQYSPSSVQDLIHYQHHYEAHHQFVH is encoded by the exons aCAACAATTCTTCTTCAGATACTCTAGACCTCAGCTCGCACAATCACTATCCTCTAAACGGTAATTCTGTCCCTAGTACGTCCGGCCCGCAGGAAGTCGTAATGAAGGAGAAAAGCAAGAAAGCAGCGCGAATCCGCCGCGACAGGGAGAATCAAGAATTTCTGGAACTCGCAAAGCTATTGCCTGTACCGGCCGCCCTCACGGGCCAAATGGATAAGGCTAGTGTCATTCGATTGACGACTAGTTACTTGAAGATGCGAGCGTTGTTCCCAAACG GGCTCGGAGAAGAATGGGGCGCTTCCCAGCCAGGCAACATATCCCTGCAAATCGCCCTCAAGGAGGTGACTAGTTATATTTTGCAA gCTTTGGATGGTTTCGTGTTTGTGCTGGCGCCCGATGgaaaaattatgtacataagCGAAACTGCTAGCGTGCATTTGGGAATGGCACAG GTGGAATTAACGGGTAACAGTATCTTTGAGTACATCTACCAGAACGATCACGCTGAAATGTTATCAGTCCTAAACCTACCACAGAGCCCGGCGGATCTCGCTGGTTTCACTTTTCCGCCTGCAAACTCGAGAGGCGAAATCGAACTGGAACGCGTCTTTATCCTGAGAATGAAGTGCAATTTGGCGAAGAGATGTGCGGGGCTAGTCACGGAAGGATACAAG GTGATACATTGTTCCGGCTACCTAAGGTGTATCGTAGAAGGACCGGTAGGCTCGGAATACGAAGACGGTGCAGGTCGACACTGTATTCGAAAAGTCGGTCTACTTGCGGTGGGTCATTCTCTACCGGGACGTTGTCTGACAGAAGTGAAACTATATCAGAACATGTTCATGTTTCGTGCCTCGTTGGACTTGAAGTTGATCTTCGTCGACGCGAA TGTATCGCAACTGACTGGCTATGATCCACCGGATCTGATCGAGAAGACGCTGTATCACTATGTGCATGGTTGCGACATGATGCAGCTGAGGCACGCTCATGGAACCT TACTGTACAAGGGCCAAGTGATAACCAAGTACTACAGGTTTCTGACGAAATCAGGAGGATGGGTCTGGATGCAGTCGTACGTCACGATAGTGCACAATTCCCGAAGTTCCCGACCTCATTGTATCGTGTCGGTCAACTACGTGTTGACGAAACCAGAGAACACGGACTTGTTGTTGAATTGCGAGCAAAAGTCCTACTGCTCCAACTCGAGCAATCCTCCCAACACCCCTCTGTCGACACAGACCACCAGCGGGAGCATCAACGAGCTGGACAATCACAGCCCCCGTTCACCAGCGTATCGAACCAGATCAAAGGAATCGCCTGATAACGATTACGCAAACGGTGCCACTTATCCTAGACCCGAGTACGTTGACCTGACGAATCACAATCATTATCTGTCACCGTCTTATCAGCCGCAAAACGTAAACAGCAGCTCTCACGAAGACAATCTAAAATACAATTCCGACTGGTTTTACCAATATGGAG atATGCATCAAGACCCACTAGCGTCGGTATCGCAGCAACAAGAAGCGCAACATCCTCACCCTATGCATCACGCAAACTCCCCATCGAACTTGCAGCAACACAGTCCCCAAAATGCTCAACAGAAACACCAACACTCCCCTCATCTGCTAGATCATTCGACGCCTCCATCAAACCTGCCACAACCGCAGCCACAACCACAGACACAAGCTCAACAGCAGCAAGCACCAccgcagcagcaacaacaacacaGTCCTCAAAGCCAACAGAACAGACCTTACTCCACCTCGTCGAGTTCCTGTTGCAGCACAGACGCCATGGATACTCATTTACCGAATGCTCTGAGCGTATACTCCGTACCGCACAATTATCATCCTTACTATCATCACTACATGCCTGACTCGGCGCCATCTAATTTAAACGAAGTCGGTGGCGTGATCATGCACCCTAATTGCAGTGTCAACAACGAGGCTCACAATGCAACCGCAAGTACCAGTGCTTCCAGCAACGTTCAACATTACGAATCTTCGTACCAACCCCATTTGAGTCACTacaatactaataataatccCGCGAAGCATTCCTATCATCATCAAGAAGCAACGCCAGCCAGTTACACCAGTGTGATCGTAGACTCGCAGCAATACAGTCCAAGCTCAGTGCAAGACCTGATCCACTATCAACATCATTACGAAGCACATCATCAGTTCGTTCACTGA
- the LOC132910596 gene encoding single-minded homolog 2 isoform X2 produces the protein MKNNNSSSDTLDLSSHNHYPLNGNSVPSTSGPQEVVMKEKSKKAARIRRDRENQEFLELAKLLPVPAALTGQMDKASVIRLTTSYLKMRALFPNGLGEEWGASQPGNISLQIALKEVTSYILQALDGFVFVLAPDGKIMYISETASVHLGMAQVELTGNSIFEYIYQNDHAEMLSVLNLPQSPADLAGFTFPPANSRGEIELERVFILRMKCNLAKRCAGLVTEGYKVIHCSGYLRCIVEGPVGSEYEDGAGRHCIRKVGLLAVGHSLPGRCLTEVKLYQNMFMFRASLDLKLIFVDANVSQLTGYDPPDLIEKTLYHYVHGCDMMQLRHAHGTLLYKGQVITKYYRFLTKSGGWVWMQSYVTIVHNSRSSRPHCIVSVNYVLTKPENTDLLLNCEQKSYCSNSSNPPNTPLSTQTTSGSINELDNHSPRSPAYRTRSKESPDNDYANGATYPRPEYVDLTNHNHYLSPSYQPQNVNSSSHEDNLKYNSDWFYQYGDMHQDPLASVSQQQEAQHPHPMHHANSPSNLQQHSPQNAQQKHQHSPHLLDHSTPPSNLPQPQPQPQTQAQQQQAPPQQQQQHSPQSQQNRPYSTSSSSCCSTDAMDTHLPNALSVYSVPHNYHPYYHHYMPDSAPSNLNEVGGVIMHPNCSVNNEAHNATASTSASSNVQHYESSYQPHLSHYNTNNNPAKHSYHHQEATPASYTSVIVDSQQYSPSSVQDLIHYQHHYEAHHQFVH, from the exons aCAACAATTCTTCTTCAGATACTCTAGACCTCAGCTCGCACAATCACTATCCTCTAAACGGTAATTCTGTCCCTAGTACGTCCGGCCCGCAGGAAGTCGTAATGAAGGAGAAAAGCAAGAAAGCAGCGCGAATCCGCCGCGACAGGGAGAATCAAGAATTTCTGGAACTCGCAAAGCTATTGCCTGTACCGGCCGCCCTCACGGGCCAAATGGATAAGGCTAGTGTCATTCGATTGACGACTAGTTACTTGAAGATGCGAGCGTTGTTCCCAAACG GGCTCGGAGAAGAATGGGGCGCTTCCCAGCCAGGCAACATATCCCTGCAAATCGCCCTCAAGGAGGTGACTAGTTATATTTTGCAA gCTTTGGATGGTTTCGTGTTTGTGCTGGCGCCCGATGgaaaaattatgtacataagCGAAACTGCTAGCGTGCATTTGGGAATGGCACAG GTGGAATTAACGGGTAACAGTATCTTTGAGTACATCTACCAGAACGATCACGCTGAAATGTTATCAGTCCTAAACCTACCACAGAGCCCGGCGGATCTCGCTGGTTTCACTTTTCCGCCTGCAAACTCGAGAGGCGAAATCGAACTGGAACGCGTCTTTATCCTGAGAATGAAGTGCAATTTGGCGAAGAGATGTGCGGGGCTAGTCACGGAAGGATACAAG GTGATACATTGTTCCGGCTACCTAAGGTGTATCGTAGAAGGACCGGTAGGCTCGGAATACGAAGACGGTGCAGGTCGACACTGTATTCGAAAAGTCGGTCTACTTGCGGTGGGTCATTCTCTACCGGGACGTTGTCTGACAGAAGTGAAACTATATCAGAACATGTTCATGTTTCGTGCCTCGTTGGACTTGAAGTTGATCTTCGTCGACGCGAA TGTATCGCAACTGACTGGCTATGATCCACCGGATCTGATCGAGAAGACGCTGTATCACTATGTGCATGGTTGCGACATGATGCAGCTGAGGCACGCTCATGGAACCT TACTGTACAAGGGCCAAGTGATAACCAAGTACTACAGGTTTCTGACGAAATCAGGAGGATGGGTCTGGATGCAGTCGTACGTCACGATAGTGCACAATTCCCGAAGTTCCCGACCTCATTGTATCGTGTCGGTCAACTACGTGTTGACGAAACCAGAGAACACGGACTTGTTGTTGAATTGCGAGCAAAAGTCCTACTGCTCCAACTCGAGCAATCCTCCCAACACCCCTCTGTCGACACAGACCACCAGCGGGAGCATCAACGAGCTGGACAATCACAGCCCCCGTTCACCAGCGTATCGAACCAGATCAAAGGAATCGCCTGATAACGATTACGCAAACGGTGCCACTTATCCTAGACCCGAGTACGTTGACCTGACGAATCACAATCATTATCTGTCACCGTCTTATCAGCCGCAAAACGTAAACAGCAGCTCTCACGAAGACAATCTAAAATACAATTCCGACTGGTTTTACCAATATGGAG atATGCATCAAGACCCACTAGCGTCGGTATCGCAGCAACAAGAAGCGCAACATCCTCACCCTATGCATCACGCAAACTCCCCATCGAACTTGCAGCAACACAGTCCCCAAAATGCTCAACAGAAACACCAACACTCCCCTCATCTGCTAGATCATTCGACGCCTCCATCAAACCTGCCACAACCGCAGCCACAACCACAGACACAAGCTCAACAGCAGCAAGCACCAccgcagcagcaacaacaacacaGTCCTCAAAGCCAACAGAACAGACCTTACTCCACCTCGTCGAGTTCCTGTTGCAGCACAGACGCCATGGATACTCATTTACCGAATGCTCTGAGCGTATACTCCGTACCGCACAATTATCATCCTTACTATCATCACTACATGCCTGACTCGGCGCCATCTAATTTAAACGAAGTCGGTGGCGTGATCATGCACCCTAATTGCAGTGTCAACAACGAGGCTCACAATGCAACCGCAAGTACCAGTGCTTCCAGCAACGTTCAACATTACGAATCTTCGTACCAACCCCATTTGAGTCACTacaatactaataataatccCGCGAAGCATTCCTATCATCATCAAGAAGCAACGCCAGCCAGTTACACCAGTGTGATCGTAGACTCGCAGCAATACAGTCCAAGCTCAGTGCAAGACCTGATCCACTATCAACATCATTACGAAGCACATCATCAGTTCGTTCACTGA
- the LOC132910596 gene encoding single-minded homolog 2 isoform X4 — protein MKEKSKKAARIRRDRENQEFLELAKLLPVPAALTGQMDKASVIRLTTSYLKMRALFPNGLGEEWGASQPGNISLQIALKEVTSYILQALDGFVFVLAPDGKIMYISETASVHLGMAQVELTGNSIFEYIYQNDHAEMLSVLNLPQSPADLAGFTFPPANSRGEIELERVFILRMKCNLAKRCAGLVTEGYKVIHCSGYLRCIVEGPVGSEYEDGAGRHCIRKVGLLAVGHSLPGRCLTEVKLYQNMFMFRASLDLKLIFVDANVSQLTGYDPPDLIEKTLYHYVHGCDMMQLRHAHGTLLYKGQVITKYYRFLTKSGGWVWMQSYVTIVHNSRSSRPHCIVSVNYVLTKPENTDLLLNCEQKSYCSNSSNPPNTPLSTQTTSGSINELDNHSPRSPAYRTRSKESPDNDYANGATYPRPEYVDLTNHNHYLSPSYQPQNVNSSSHEDNLKYNSDWFYQYGDMHQDPLASVSQQQEAQHPHPMHHANSPSNLQQHSPQNAQQKHQHSPHLLDHSTPPSNLPQPQPQPQTQAQQQQAPPQQQQQHSPQSQQNRPYSTSSSSCCSTDAMDTHLPNALSVYSVPHNYHPYYHHYMPDSAPSNLNEVGGVIMHPNCSVNNEAHNATASTSASSNVQHYESSYQPHLSHYNTNNNPAKHSYHHQEATPASYTSVIVDSQQYSPSSVQDLIHYQHHYEAHHQFVH, from the exons ATGAAGGAGAAAAGCAAGAAAGCAGCGCGAATCCGCCGCGACAGGGAGAATCAAGAATTTCTGGAACTCGCAAAGCTATTGCCTGTACCGGCCGCCCTCACGGGCCAAATGGATAAGGCTAGTGTCATTCGATTGACGACTAGTTACTTGAAGATGCGAGCGTTGTTCCCAAACG GGCTCGGAGAAGAATGGGGCGCTTCCCAGCCAGGCAACATATCCCTGCAAATCGCCCTCAAGGAGGTGACTAGTTATATTTTGCAA gCTTTGGATGGTTTCGTGTTTGTGCTGGCGCCCGATGgaaaaattatgtacataagCGAAACTGCTAGCGTGCATTTGGGAATGGCACAG GTGGAATTAACGGGTAACAGTATCTTTGAGTACATCTACCAGAACGATCACGCTGAAATGTTATCAGTCCTAAACCTACCACAGAGCCCGGCGGATCTCGCTGGTTTCACTTTTCCGCCTGCAAACTCGAGAGGCGAAATCGAACTGGAACGCGTCTTTATCCTGAGAATGAAGTGCAATTTGGCGAAGAGATGTGCGGGGCTAGTCACGGAAGGATACAAG GTGATACATTGTTCCGGCTACCTAAGGTGTATCGTAGAAGGACCGGTAGGCTCGGAATACGAAGACGGTGCAGGTCGACACTGTATTCGAAAAGTCGGTCTACTTGCGGTGGGTCATTCTCTACCGGGACGTTGTCTGACAGAAGTGAAACTATATCAGAACATGTTCATGTTTCGTGCCTCGTTGGACTTGAAGTTGATCTTCGTCGACGCGAA TGTATCGCAACTGACTGGCTATGATCCACCGGATCTGATCGAGAAGACGCTGTATCACTATGTGCATGGTTGCGACATGATGCAGCTGAGGCACGCTCATGGAACCT TACTGTACAAGGGCCAAGTGATAACCAAGTACTACAGGTTTCTGACGAAATCAGGAGGATGGGTCTGGATGCAGTCGTACGTCACGATAGTGCACAATTCCCGAAGTTCCCGACCTCATTGTATCGTGTCGGTCAACTACGTGTTGACGAAACCAGAGAACACGGACTTGTTGTTGAATTGCGAGCAAAAGTCCTACTGCTCCAACTCGAGCAATCCTCCCAACACCCCTCTGTCGACACAGACCACCAGCGGGAGCATCAACGAGCTGGACAATCACAGCCCCCGTTCACCAGCGTATCGAACCAGATCAAAGGAATCGCCTGATAACGATTACGCAAACGGTGCCACTTATCCTAGACCCGAGTACGTTGACCTGACGAATCACAATCATTATCTGTCACCGTCTTATCAGCCGCAAAACGTAAACAGCAGCTCTCACGAAGACAATCTAAAATACAATTCCGACTGGTTTTACCAATATGGAG atATGCATCAAGACCCACTAGCGTCGGTATCGCAGCAACAAGAAGCGCAACATCCTCACCCTATGCATCACGCAAACTCCCCATCGAACTTGCAGCAACACAGTCCCCAAAATGCTCAACAGAAACACCAACACTCCCCTCATCTGCTAGATCATTCGACGCCTCCATCAAACCTGCCACAACCGCAGCCACAACCACAGACACAAGCTCAACAGCAGCAAGCACCAccgcagcagcaacaacaacacaGTCCTCAAAGCCAACAGAACAGACCTTACTCCACCTCGTCGAGTTCCTGTTGCAGCACAGACGCCATGGATACTCATTTACCGAATGCTCTGAGCGTATACTCCGTACCGCACAATTATCATCCTTACTATCATCACTACATGCCTGACTCGGCGCCATCTAATTTAAACGAAGTCGGTGGCGTGATCATGCACCCTAATTGCAGTGTCAACAACGAGGCTCACAATGCAACCGCAAGTACCAGTGCTTCCAGCAACGTTCAACATTACGAATCTTCGTACCAACCCCATTTGAGTCACTacaatactaataataatccCGCGAAGCATTCCTATCATCATCAAGAAGCAACGCCAGCCAGTTACACCAGTGTGATCGTAGACTCGCAGCAATACAGTCCAAGCTCAGTGCAAGACCTGATCCACTATCAACATCATTACGAAGCACATCATCAGTTCGTTCACTGA